A stretch of Comamonadaceae bacterium M7527 DNA encodes these proteins:
- a CDS encoding leucyl aminopeptidase, with the protein MNVELKNLSFDAACQARTDVLVLLVANDTATAAGKTSAANPVAHWLAQASKAGHLGTGTQTQLSSYADPRFAAKQVIALHVGAGDAGSVRTALANCLRGLANASVTSVLVSAHGLRLDGKADNGPDWANALVAAVEQGTYLYTTSKAVTASKPFAATITICTDTSVLSGAFAVAKAVANGVGVAKEWANRPANMATPTHLGVLAKAMGKLKNMQVQVMGPREVAKLKMGSFMSVAQGSKEPLRFIVMQYKGAAASGAPVVLVGKGITFDTGGISLKPGAEMDEMKYDMGGAASVLGAMQAIGELQPKINVVALIPSCENMPDAGAVKPGDVVTSMSGQTIEILNTDAEGRLILCDALTYATRYKPDHVIDIATLTGACVIALGHVRTGMFCQDDDLANALSAAGEASGDLCWRMPLDAAYGAALKSNFADIPNIGGGRAGGSITAAKFLEKFTADYKWAHLDIAGTAWVSGASKGATGRPVPLLVTHLLRHGQSLATGKATVKPVAKPAAKPVAKKKPASKRAA; encoded by the coding sequence ATGAACGTTGAACTCAAAAACCTGTCTTTTGACGCTGCTTGCCAAGCCCGCACCGACGTGTTGGTGCTGCTGGTGGCCAACGACACCGCTACCGCTGCGGGCAAAACCAGCGCCGCCAATCCAGTGGCGCATTGGTTGGCGCAGGCCAGCAAGGCAGGGCATTTGGGAACAGGTACTCAAACGCAACTGAGTAGTTACGCTGACCCCCGTTTTGCCGCCAAGCAAGTCATTGCCCTGCATGTTGGCGCAGGTGATGCTGGCAGCGTACGGACAGCCCTGGCCAATTGTTTGCGTGGCCTAGCCAACGCTAGTGTGACAAGCGTGTTGGTCAGTGCACATGGCTTGCGCCTTGATGGCAAGGCTGACAACGGGCCAGACTGGGCTAATGCGCTGGTGGCTGCGGTCGAGCAAGGCACTTACCTGTACACCACCAGCAAGGCGGTTACAGCCAGCAAGCCTTTTGCTGCCACTATTACCATTTGCACCGACACCTCGGTCTTGTCTGGCGCGTTTGCTGTGGCCAAAGCGGTCGCAAATGGTGTGGGCGTGGCCAAAGAGTGGGCCAACCGCCCAGCCAACATGGCCACACCAACGCACCTAGGCGTCTTGGCCAAGGCCATGGGCAAGCTCAAAAACATGCAGGTACAAGTCATGGGCCCGCGTGAGGTGGCCAAGCTCAAGATGGGCTCATTCATGTCGGTGGCCCAAGGCTCCAAAGAGCCTTTGCGGTTCATTGTGATGCAGTACAAGGGCGCAGCTGCCTCTGGGGCACCTGTTGTGTTGGTGGGCAAGGGCATTACCTTTGACACCGGTGGCATTTCGCTAAAGCCTGGCGCCGAAATGGACGAGATGAAGTACGACATGGGCGGCGCGGCCAGCGTGCTGGGTGCCATGCAAGCCATAGGTGAGCTGCAGCCCAAGATCAACGTGGTGGCACTTATTCCAAGCTGTGAAAACATGCCAGACGCCGGCGCGGTAAAGCCGGGTGACGTGGTGACCAGCATGAGCGGCCAAACCATTGAGATTTTGAATACAGACGCCGAAGGCCGTCTTATTTTGTGTGACGCTCTGACCTATGCCACGCGCTACAAGCCAGACCACGTCATTGACATTGCCACCTTGACCGGTGCTTGTGTGATTGCTTTAGGCCATGTGCGCACGGGTATGTTTTGCCAAGACGACGACTTGGCCAACGCCTTGTCTGCGGCGGGTGAGGCCAGCGGTGACCTGTGCTGGCGCATGCCGCTAGACGCCGCCTATGGCGCAGCGCTCAAGTCCAACTTTGCCGACATACCCAATATTGGCGGCGGTCGTGCAGGTGGCTCTATCACGGCAGCCAAGTTTCTAGAAAAGTTCACTGCCGACTACAAATGGGCCCATTTGGACATTGCTGGCACGGCCTGGGTCAGCGGTGCCAGCAAAGGCGCTACCGGCAGGCCAGTGCCCTTGCTGGTCACCCATTTGTTGCGCCATGGCCAGAGCTTGGCAACTGGCAAAGCCACTGTGAAGCCTGTAGCCAAGCCTGCAGCCAAGCCCGTAGCCAAGAAAAAGCCCGCCAGCAAGCGCGCGGCCTAA
- a CDS encoding DNA polymerase III subunit chi encodes MALQEVMFHTGVADVPAHVARLAAKVLRSGETMAVLCAAHEVDAIDAALWQLDKTSFVPHAQPGASAAVQACSPIAIVTQLDGLGPNMSKRLLSTLQTWVDGCEAFDKLIEVVSPQGTVDARQRWKRYANEFKVKQHRCEPVDALVVCCRLPGKNL; translated from the coding sequence ATGGCGCTGCAAGAGGTGATGTTCCACACGGGCGTGGCTGACGTGCCCGCCCACGTCGCACGGCTTGCCGCCAAAGTGCTGCGCAGCGGGGAAACCATGGCTGTGTTGTGCGCCGCCCATGAGGTCGACGCGATAGACGCGGCCTTGTGGCAACTGGACAAAACCAGCTTTGTGCCGCACGCCCAACCCGGTGCCAGCGCGGCTGTGCAGGCGTGTAGCCCTATTGCCATAGTCACACAGCTAGACGGCTTGGGCCCCAACATGTCTAAGCGTTTGCTCAGCACCTTGCAGACATGGGTAGACGGCTGCGAGGCCTTTGACAAACTGATAGAGGTTGTCTCGCCGCAGGGCACTGTGGATGCGCGTCAGCGTTGGAAGCGCTATGCTAATGAATTTAAAGTTAAGCAACACCGCTGTGAACCAGTAGACGCGCTGGTCGTTTGCTGTCGTTTGCCCGGTAAAAATCTATAA
- a CDS encoding branched-chain amino acid ABC transporter substrate-binding protein — translation MQKILKLVVIATAVAALAACGDSEGEADAVAPAEEAPLVVKIGHVGPTSGPIARLGQDNENGGRMAIEALNAANITLGGRAATFELLAQDDDADPAKGAAAARQLVASGVNGVVGHLNSVTTIEASKIYSDAGVPQISPSATNPKYTRQGFATTFRLLADDAQLGDRLGRYAVETLSGKAIAVIDDRTGYGQSVADAFEQGVIAAGGSVIAREFTSDQATDFTVMLTALKDKSPDVVFFGGMDAVAGRMLQQMKQLGIEAKLVGGDGICSSRLPSLAGDALLDDHVFCAEAGGVADADKPAMDKFRADFQAKYGTAVQVYAPYTYDAVMVIAQAMKRADSADPAVYLPFLAQTDGYQGLTGTISFDEKGDLKSGALTLMTYRGGARTAVAVIR, via the coding sequence ATGCAAAAAATCCTGAAACTCGTCGTTATCGCAACCGCTGTGGCGGCCCTTGCTGCGTGTGGCGACAGCGAAGGTGAGGCCGACGCGGTTGCGCCAGCCGAAGAGGCACCACTGGTCGTCAAAATTGGTCACGTAGGCCCTACCAGTGGCCCCATTGCCCGATTGGGTCAAGACAACGAAAACGGTGGCCGCATGGCGATTGAGGCCTTGAACGCGGCCAACATCACCCTAGGTGGCCGTGCAGCCACTTTTGAGTTGTTGGCCCAAGACGACGACGCCGACCCAGCAAAAGGCGCTGCTGCTGCAAGACAGCTGGTGGCCTCTGGTGTGAACGGCGTGGTAGGCCACCTCAATTCGGTCACCACGATTGAGGCATCTAAGATTTACAGTGATGCCGGTGTGCCGCAAATCTCGCCCTCGGCGACCAACCCCAAGTACACGCGTCAAGGGTTTGCCACCACATTTCGCTTGTTGGCCGACGATGCCCAGTTGGGCGACAGGCTAGGGCGCTACGCTGTTGAGACCTTAAGCGGTAAAGCCATTGCCGTGATAGACGACCGCACTGGCTACGGCCAAAGCGTGGCAGATGCATTTGAGCAAGGCGTCATCGCAGCTGGCGGCAGTGTGATTGCGCGCGAGTTCACCAGTGACCAGGCGACAGACTTTACTGTCATGTTGACAGCCCTTAAAGACAAAAGCCCCGATGTGGTGTTTTTCGGTGGCATGGACGCGGTTGCAGGCCGCATGCTGCAGCAAATGAAGCAGTTGGGCATTGAGGCCAAGTTGGTGGGCGGCGACGGTATTTGCTCGTCCCGCTTGCCATCGTTGGCGGGTGACGCCTTGCTGGACGACCACGTTTTTTGCGCAGAAGCAGGTGGTGTGGCCGATGCCGACAAGCCAGCTATGGACAAGTTCCGTGCTGATTTCCAAGCCAAATACGGCACGGCTGTTCAGGTCTACGCGCCTTATACCTATGATGCCGTGATGGTGATTGCGCAGGCCATGAAGCGTGCCGACTCAGCAGACCCGGCTGTGTACTTGCCTTTCCTGGCGCAAACAGACGGCTACCAGGGCTTAACCGGCACCATTTCATTCGACGAAAAAGGCGACCTCAAAAGCGGCGCGCTGACCTTGATGACTTACCGCGGCGGCGCGCGCACCGCTGTGGCTGTCATCCGTTAA